A genome region from Eurosta solidaginis isolate ZX-2024a chromosome 2, ASM4086904v1, whole genome shotgun sequence includes the following:
- the LOC137241143 gene encoding uncharacterized protein isoform X2, protein MLEQQFVIVPLSIFIFLTSSCLMAGDAKKCPTNIKYLKELEGSWYMQSRYIPQHPVDYRCHKTDITPGTHQLNIKTFQINDNDESKQVTNEKLIFLPDGQFYTSFDDKHAYVSSASSSSSAGGLDIDWDKITHKIISLDCNKLIIYSCQDLPNDKHVKMLWVYTTRSHPSEEVIREYKKVAETYGFNVNLLESISHEPCFRYVED, encoded by the exons TGTCCctttatcaatttttatttttttgacatcATCATGTTTGATGGCCGGAGATGCAAAGAAGTGtccaacaaatataaaatatttgaaagaa TTGGAAGGTAGCTGGTATATGCAAAGTAGATATATCCCCCAGCACCCTGTAGATTACCGCTGCCATAAAACTGATATCACCCCTGGAACTCACCAGCTAAATATAAAAACATTCCAAATAAATGACAATGA CGAATCCAAACAAGTTACAAATGAAAAACTTATATTCCTGCCTGATGGACAATTTTATACAAGCTTTGATGATAAACATG cTTATGTTAGTTCCGCTAGTTCCTCTAGTTCCGCTGGAGGTCTAGATATTGATTGGGACAAGATTACGCACAAAATTATAAGTCTTGATTGTAACAAACTTATCATCTATTCGTGCCAGGATTTACCAAATGATAAACACGTCA AAATGCTTTGGGTTTATACAACACGCTCTCATCCATCCGAGGAAGTTATAAGAGAATACAAGAAAGTTGCAGAGACCTACGGTTTTAATGTAAATTTACTCGAATCGATCAGCCACGAACCATGCTTTAGATATGTAGAAGAttaa
- the LOC137241143 gene encoding uncharacterized protein isoform X1 codes for MLEQQFVIVPLSIFIFLTSSCLMAGDAKKCPTNIKYLKEVSDSMLEGSWYMQSRYIPQHPVDYRCHKTDITPGTHQLNIKTFQINDNDESKQVTNEKLIFLPDGQFYTSFDDKHAYVSSASSSSSAGGLDIDWDKITHKIISLDCNKLIIYSCQDLPNDKHVKMLWVYTTRSHPSEEVIREYKKVAETYGFNVNLLESISHEPCFRYVED; via the exons TGTCCctttatcaatttttatttttttgacatcATCATGTTTGATGGCCGGAGATGCAAAGAAGTGtccaacaaatataaaatatttgaaagaagtGAGTGATAGTATG TTGGAAGGTAGCTGGTATATGCAAAGTAGATATATCCCCCAGCACCCTGTAGATTACCGCTGCCATAAAACTGATATCACCCCTGGAACTCACCAGCTAAATATAAAAACATTCCAAATAAATGACAATGA CGAATCCAAACAAGTTACAAATGAAAAACTTATATTCCTGCCTGATGGACAATTTTATACAAGCTTTGATGATAAACATG cTTATGTTAGTTCCGCTAGTTCCTCTAGTTCCGCTGGAGGTCTAGATATTGATTGGGACAAGATTACGCACAAAATTATAAGTCTTGATTGTAACAAACTTATCATCTATTCGTGCCAGGATTTACCAAATGATAAACACGTCA AAATGCTTTGGGTTTATACAACACGCTCTCATCCATCCGAGGAAGTTATAAGAGAATACAAGAAAGTTGCAGAGACCTACGGTTTTAATGTAAATTTACTCGAATCGATCAGCCACGAACCATGCTTTAGATATGTAGAAGAttaa